A stretch of DNA from Thermodesulfobacteriota bacterium:
GGCGTACATTACGTACACCTTGTCGGCCACCTCGGCGACTATGCCGAGGTCGTGCGTAATCAGCAGCACGGCCATCCCCATCTTCACGCGGAGGTCGTCTATCAGCTCCAGTATCCCGGCCTGTATCGTCACGTCGAGCGCGGTCGTCGGCTCGTCCGCTATCAGCACCTCGGGGCTGCACGCGAGCGCCATCGCTATCATCACCCTCTGCGACATCCCGCCGCTCATCTCGTGGGGGTAGTTCTTCATGCGCCTCTCGGGCGCGGGAATGCCGACGAGCTTAAGTAGCTCGACGACCCTTTGCCTTTCCTCGCGCTTCGAGATTTTAAGGTGCGTCCGGAGCGCCTCGCCTATCTGGTCGCCGACGGTGAAAACGGGGTTGAGCGAGCTTATAGGCTCCTGGAATATCATCGATATCCTGTTCCCGCGGACGGAGCGCATGTCCCTTTCGCTGTACTCGAGGAGGTTCCCGTCGTCGAATATGACCTTCCCGGAGTCTATGCTGCCCGGGGGCTCGGGTATGAGACGCATGACCGAAAGCGCCGTCACGGTCTTTCCGCAGCCGCTCTCACCGACGACGCCTATGATCTTCCCCTTCGGCACCGTCAGCGAAACGCCGCTTACGACCTCGAGCTTTTTACCCCTCGACGAGAATGAAACCCTGAGATCCCTTATTTCGAGCGCGCTGTTCATTGTTTGTCTTCGCTTCGTCTCCTTCCTCCCGGCGCCGTTAAGGCCGCACGGCAAGGGTCAACCGTCACCCGTGAATTTCGGATCGATAG
This window harbors:
- a CDS encoding ABC transporter ATP-binding protein, with the translated sequence MNSALEIRDLRVSFSSRGKKLEVVSGVSLTVPKGKIIGVVGESGCGKTVTALSVMRLIPEPPGSIDSGKVIFDDGNLLEYSERDMRSVRGNRISMIFQEPISSLNPVFTVGDQIGEALRTHLKISKREERQRVVELLKLVGIPAPERRMKNYPHEMSGGMSQRVMIAMALACSPEVLIADEPTTALDVTIQAGILELIDDLRVKMGMAVLLITHDLGIVAEVADKVYVMYAGKVVEDASTEDLFAAPKHPYTVGLLHSIPDLRDSKEKLDAIPGVVPSPGDFPPGCRFQDRCPLVIDKCRVEEPPLAEHAPGHLSACWRADDVELKV